One window of the Trueperaceae bacterium genome contains the following:
- a CDS encoding ABC transporter permease, whose protein sequence is MSDAPGSLVAESRNDARRARRLRFWRHVRRQPLGVIALAVLVLLAAAVWLGPLVYRTAPNRTDARNILKAPTITHPLGTDELGRDVLARVLAGGRVSLSVGLLAMVVGLAIGMVAGGLAGYFRGRVEVVVMRLVDVFMAIPNFFLILVVVTAFGNHPVTVIVTVGIGFWAQMARVVHAEFVKVRGFEFVEAARALGATHPRTMLRHVMPQVAPQAIVLASLGVGWAILTEAGLSYLGLGIQPPLASWGNMLQNAQSYLWLKPELAIYPGLFIAVTVLAFNVLGNALRDVFDPRG, encoded by the coding sequence ATGAGTGACGCGCCGGGCTCGCTCGTAGCGGAGAGCAGGAACGACGCGCGCAGAGCGCGGCGGCTGCGCTTCTGGCGGCACGTGCGGCGCCAGCCCCTTGGCGTGATCGCCCTCGCCGTGCTCGTCCTGCTCGCCGCCGCCGTCTGGCTCGGACCGCTCGTCTACCGGACGGCGCCCAACCGCACGGACGCCCGCAACATCCTCAAGGCCCCGACCATCACGCACCCGCTCGGCACCGACGAGCTCGGCCGCGACGTGCTCGCGCGCGTGCTCGCCGGAGGGCGCGTCTCGCTCAGCGTCGGCCTGCTCGCCATGGTCGTCGGCCTCGCCATCGGCATGGTGGCCGGCGGCCTCGCCGGCTACTTCCGCGGCCGCGTCGAGGTCGTCGTCATGCGCCTCGTCGACGTGTTCATGGCCATCCCCAACTTCTTCCTCATCCTGGTCGTCGTCACGGCCTTCGGCAACCATCCTGTCACCGTCATCGTCACGGTCGGCATCGGCTTCTGGGCCCAGATGGCCAGGGTCGTGCACGCCGAGTTCGTCAAGGTCAGGGGCTTCGAGTTCGTCGAGGCCGCCCGCGCCTTGGGCGCCACCCACCCGCGCACCATGCTCAGGCACGTCATGCCGCAGGTCGCGCCCCAGGCGATCGTCCTCGCGTCGCTCGGGGTCGGGTGGGCCATCCTCACCGAGGCGGGCCTGTCGTACCTAGGCCTAGGCATCCAGCCGCCCCTCGCCTCTTGGGGCAACATGCTCCAGAACGCCCAGTCGTACCTCTGGCTCAAACCGGAGCTCGCCATCTACCCGGGCCTGTTCATCGCCGTGACGGTGCTGGCCTTCAACGTGCTCGGCAACGCGCTGCGCGACGTGTTCGACCCGCGCGGCTAG
- a CDS encoding Xaa-Pro peptidase family protein — MSGPAAAGPGPGPAAGRSTGTGGGGPATSALAPIGAAEYAERARTAYASAQGAAGRGADVIVLFDDQYIQYFTGFVFSPTERPIALVVGPGGERVLFVPRLELEHAEALADVDRVVAYPEYPGEVHPLELLLREVRRLGVGRRAIAVDHDGYPPVMGYAPVRLGELAGVDVVSFSVTLDEQMARKSDHEVALVRESARWGAHAHRLLQAGTKPGLTEDAVVGAACAAATRAMNEAFGVPYRQRNKWVRGALAIYRGQIGPAGAFPHALAHDATFRVGDTLVTGAAADVWGYLSELERTLFLGAPSAEQRHYFDHMLALQDLCFTAIRPGAAAASVDLAMRAYVDEHSLWPHWRHHVGHGLGQRIHESPFLDLGYRGTIEAGMVLSVEPGLYVPGLGGFRHSDTVLVTTSGIELLTDYPRDIASLTLDV, encoded by the coding sequence GTGAGCGGACCGGCGGCGGCCGGGCCCGGACCGGGTCCTGCCGCCGGCCGCTCGACCGGGACCGGCGGAGGCGGGCCAGCCACGTCTGCGCTGGCCCCCATCGGGGCGGCGGAGTACGCGGAGCGCGCCCGGACGGCCTACGCCAGCGCGCAAGGCGCGGCCGGGCGTGGCGCGGACGTCATCGTCCTCTTCGACGACCAGTACATCCAGTACTTCACGGGCTTCGTCTTCAGCCCGACGGAGCGGCCGATAGCGCTGGTCGTCGGGCCGGGCGGGGAGCGCGTCCTCTTCGTCCCACGCCTGGAGCTCGAGCACGCGGAAGCCTTGGCGGACGTCGACCGCGTCGTCGCCTACCCCGAGTACCCCGGCGAGGTACACCCCCTCGAGCTGCTGCTCCGCGAGGTGCGCCGGCTCGGGGTGGGCCGCCGCGCCATCGCCGTCGACCACGACGGCTACCCGCCCGTCATGGGGTACGCCCCGGTGAGGCTCGGCGAGCTGGCCGGCGTCGACGTGGTGAGCTTCAGCGTGACCCTGGACGAGCAGATGGCCCGCAAGTCCGACCACGAGGTCGCCCTGGTGCGCGAGAGCGCCCGCTGGGGCGCGCACGCGCACAGGCTCCTGCAGGCCGGCACCAAACCGGGGCTGACGGAGGACGCCGTCGTCGGGGCCGCCTGCGCGGCGGCCACGCGCGCGATGAACGAGGCCTTCGGCGTGCCGTACCGCCAGCGCAACAAGTGGGTGAGGGGCGCCCTGGCCATCTACCGCGGCCAGATCGGTCCGGCCGGCGCCTTCCCGCACGCCTTGGCGCACGACGCCACGTTCCGGGTCGGCGACACGCTGGTGACGGGCGCGGCGGCGGACGTGTGGGGCTACCTCAGCGAGCTCGAGCGCACGCTGTTCCTGGGCGCGCCGAGCGCCGAGCAGCGGCACTACTTCGACCACATGCTCGCCTTGCAGGACCTCTGCTTCACCGCCATCCGGCCCGGGGCCGCCGCGGCCTCCGTCGACCTCGCGATGCGCGCCTACGTCGACGAGCACTCCTTGTGGCCTCACTGGCGCCATCACGTCGGGCACGGCCTGGGGCAGCGCATCCACGAGAGCCCGTTCCTCGACCTCGGTTACCGGGGGACCATCGAGGCCGGCATGGTCCTCTCCGTCGAGCCGGGCCTGTACGTGCCGGGGCTCGGGGGCTTCCGCCACTCGGACACGGTGCTGGTCACCACGTCGGGCATCGAGCTGCTGACCGACTACCCGCGCGACATCGCGAGCCTGACCCTCGACGTCTGA
- a CDS encoding dipeptidase, which produces MQKKRYDGYKSFQYLEPGVDYKEFELAAVVNRVPSKQVEVTPAEEERVKRLFQEKLMISLHDHCFVAPKDLRQFFEFRRWGRDFTGYEGLAVSGLDAVFDNMMDGTAMVHSRGGWKWDDVITDIGLRLSDIAHQDMVELCTTTEQIVRAKADGKIAFIISIEGAAMIENELDRLDVLYGLGVRCIGIAYSEGNALGAGLKEPRDGGLTAFGRKAVERMNKLGLAIDVSHSGDVTAMDTIELSSKPVFITHAGARSLWDSRRLKPDDVIKACAAKGGVIGIEAAPHTTITRNRPRHTIESFMEHFEYCVDLVGIDHVAFGPDVLFGDHVGLHTTLTEALSIGASRGQLEYPRVEFVDGLENPSEAFPNIVRWLVKHGYSDDDIGKAVGGNVMRVLKATWAR; this is translated from the coding sequence ATGCAGAAGAAACGTTACGACGGCTACAAATCGTTCCAGTACCTCGAGCCTGGAGTCGACTACAAGGAGTTCGAGCTCGCCGCGGTGGTGAACCGCGTGCCGTCGAAGCAGGTGGAGGTGACGCCCGCCGAGGAGGAGCGGGTGAAACGCCTCTTCCAGGAGAAGCTCATGATCTCGCTCCACGACCACTGCTTCGTGGCGCCGAAGGACCTGCGCCAGTTCTTCGAGTTCCGCAGGTGGGGCCGCGACTTCACCGGCTACGAGGGGCTGGCCGTGAGCGGCCTCGACGCCGTGTTCGACAACATGATGGACGGCACCGCCATGGTCCACTCCCGCGGCGGCTGGAAGTGGGACGACGTCATCACCGACATCGGCCTGCGCCTCTCCGACATCGCCCACCAGGACATGGTCGAGCTCTGCACCACGACCGAGCAGATCGTCAGGGCCAAGGCCGATGGCAAGATCGCCTTCATCATCAGCATCGAAGGCGCAGCCATGATCGAGAACGAGCTCGACCGCCTCGACGTCCTCTACGGCCTCGGCGTGCGCTGCATCGGCATCGCGTACAGCGAGGGCAACGCCCTCGGCGCCGGCCTCAAGGAGCCGCGCGACGGCGGCCTCACCGCCTTCGGCCGCAAGGCCGTCGAGCGCATGAACAAGCTTGGCCTCGCCATCGACGTGAGCCACTCGGGCGACGTCACCGCCATGGACACGATCGAGCTCTCCAGCAAGCCCGTCTTCATCACGCACGCCGGCGCTCGCAGCCTGTGGGACTCGAGGCGCCTGAAGCCGGACGACGTCATCAAGGCCTGCGCCGCCAAGGGCGGGGTCATCGGCATCGAGGCCGCGCCCCACACCACCATCACGAGGAACCGGCCCCGTCACACCATCGAGTCGTTCATGGAGCACTTCGAGTACTGCGTCGACCTGGTCGGCATCGACCACGTCGCGTTCGGCCCCGACGTCCTCTTCGGCGACCACGTCGGCCTGCACACGACGCTCACGGAGGCCCTCTCGATCGGGGCGTCGCGCGGCCAGCTCGAGTACCCGCGCGTCGAGTTCGTCGACGGGCTCGAGAACCCCTCCGAGGCGTTCCCGAACATCGTGCGCTGGCTCGTCAAGCACGGCTACAGCGACGACGACATCGGCAAGGCGGTCGGCGGCAACGTCATGCGCGTCCTCAAGGCGACGTGGGCGAGGTGA
- a CDS encoding alpha/beta fold hydrolase, producing MSAPGTGRAEEAPTTRRLEINGATLAVDDSALSDPAAVSKPAIITLHGAPGMGSRRNDWEVYAAFTDRFRVVSYDQRGSGSSSDTPPYTHEQFAADTDVVRRTLGLGDKVVIAGGSYGGYLAQEYALRYPEHVSAVVLRDTAAHSGHKGEAMRIALESPYPMDEGELERLFEGRTTSDDDFRALIAMIMPLYTTTYDPARDAEQVAAMQIHHATHNYAFAHNQQGFDLRDRLGELRVPVLITVGRHDWITPLVASEELHALIPGSELVIFENSGHGPQNEEREAWRAAVRRFLDRVVPA from the coding sequence GTGAGCGCTCCGGGCACCGGCAGGGCCGAGGAGGCGCCCACCACGCGCAGGCTCGAGATCAACGGCGCCACGTTGGCGGTCGACGACAGCGCGCTGAGCGACCCGGCGGCGGTGTCCAAGCCGGCGATCATCACGCTGCACGGCGCGCCCGGCATGGGCAGCCGCAGGAACGACTGGGAGGTCTACGCGGCGTTCACGGACCGCTTCCGGGTCGTGAGCTACGACCAGCGCGGCTCCGGGTCAAGCTCCGACACCCCGCCGTACACGCACGAGCAGTTCGCCGCCGACACGGACGTCGTGCGGCGGACGCTCGGCCTGGGCGACAAGGTGGTGATCGCCGGCGGCTCGTACGGCGGCTACCTCGCCCAGGAGTACGCGCTGCGCTACCCCGAGCACGTGAGCGCCGTGGTGCTGCGCGACACGGCCGCGCACTCCGGCCACAAGGGCGAGGCGATGCGCATCGCCCTCGAGAGCCCCTACCCGATGGACGAGGGCGAGCTCGAGCGGCTCTTCGAGGGCAGGACGACGTCCGACGACGACTTCCGGGCCCTCATCGCCATGATCATGCCGCTCTACACGACTACTTACGACCCGGCCCGCGACGCCGAGCAGGTCGCCGCGATGCAGATCCACCACGCCACCCACAACTACGCGTTCGCGCACAACCAACAGGGGTTCGACCTGCGCGACCGCCTGGGCGAGCTGCGCGTGCCCGTGCTCATCACCGTCGGCCGGCACGACTGGATCACGCCGCTCGTCGCGAGCGAGGAGCTCCACGCGCTGATCCCCGGCTCCGAGCTCGTCATCTTCGAGAACAGCGGTCACGGCCCGCAGAACGAGGAGCGCGAGGCGTGGCGCGCCGCCGTGAGGCGGTTCTTGGACCGCGTCGTGCCGGCGTGA
- the selD gene encoding selenide, water dikinase SelD yields MAEDGVVTGHRTAIKVSLEAAEATPPADAATAPVRLTSTVKKGGCAAKIAAGTLSRLVRSLPVSTHPDLLVGAEHLDDAAVWRLTPELALIQTLDFFTPILDDPRDFGAVAAANAISDVFAMGGRPLSAMTILAYPLGMLPDSVLTELMEGAAEVIEEAGAVLVGGHSIEDDTLKFGFSVAGVAHPDRLWTNAGARPGDVVLLTKAIGTGTLSAALKAGEVGTAALREAVASMRQVNRSELPDDLHAAVRAATDVTGFGLLGHALHVARASGVAIRIHPGSVPLLPGAREALAGGSLTRAHRTNGEYVAEAVEGRDALDEVAWLTLVDPQTSGGLFLCVAPERADAVAARLATRFPCTSRIGVVEELGSGRPLRLA; encoded by the coding sequence ATGGCTGAGGACGGAGTGGTGACGGGGCACCGGACGGCGATCAAGGTGAGCTTGGAGGCGGCGGAGGCCACGCCGCCCGCTGACGCCGCGACGGCGCCCGTGCGCCTCACCAGCACGGTCAAGAAGGGCGGCTGCGCCGCCAAGATCGCGGCGGGCACGCTCTCGCGGCTCGTGCGCTCGCTCCCGGTGAGCACGCACCCCGATCTCCTCGTCGGCGCCGAGCACCTCGACGACGCCGCCGTCTGGCGCCTCACGCCGGAACTGGCCCTCATCCAGACGCTCGACTTCTTCACGCCCATCCTCGACGACCCCCGCGACTTCGGCGCCGTGGCCGCCGCCAACGCCATCTCCGACGTCTTCGCGATGGGTGGCCGGCCGCTGTCCGCCATGACGATCCTCGCCTACCCCCTCGGCATGCTGCCCGACTCGGTCCTGACAGAGCTGATGGAGGGCGCGGCGGAGGTCATCGAGGAGGCCGGCGCGGTCCTCGTGGGCGGGCACTCCATCGAGGACGACACGCTAAAGTTCGGCTTCAGCGTCGCCGGCGTCGCCCATCCGGACCGACTGTGGACGAACGCCGGCGCGCGGCCGGGCGATGTCGTCCTGCTCACGAAGGCGATCGGGACCGGCACGCTGTCGGCCGCCTTGAAGGCGGGCGAGGTGGGGACCGCCGCGCTGAGGGAGGCCGTCGCCTCCATGCGGCAGGTGAACCGGTCGGAGCTGCCGGACGACCTCCACGCCGCCGTCCGTGCCGCGACCGACGTCACGGGGTTCGGCCTGCTCGGTCACGCCTTGCACGTCGCCCGCGCCTCCGGGGTGGCCATACGGATCCACCCCGGCAGCGTCCCCCTGTTGCCCGGTGCCCGCGAGGCCCTCGCGGGCGGGAGCCTGACGCGGGCCCACCGCACCAACGGCGAGTACGTCGCCGAGGCCGTCGAGGGCCGGGACGCGCTGGACGAGGTCGCGTGGTTGACGCTCGTCGACCCGCAGACGAGCGGCGGTCTGTTCCTATGCGTCGCGCCCGAGCGGGCCGACGCCGTCGCCGCGCGCCTCGCGACGCGCTTCCCGTGCACGAGCCGTATCGGCGTCGTGGAGGAGCTCGGGTCCGGCCGGCCCCTCCGGCTGGCCTGA
- a CDS encoding ABC transporter permease, which yields MTAFIVRRVLMGAVVLWLVSVVTFFLIHLAPGGPSAAISFDSTAEQRDALFKQFGLYDPPLVRYGKWLAGTVRGDLGVSYNQGLPVGRLLMQRLPNTLTLGLAALVTATLLGLLLGTLAAVYRNGWVDHVVSTISTLGMSIPGFWLGIVAIILFAVELRWLPASGIVSASGAGSLVDRLSHLVLPAGVLAFTLMPNVVRVTRSALLEVNRADYVRTAKGKGLAPGTVLFKHAFKNALVPVLAVLGLVTTALFSGSVVIESVFGWPGLGRLAIEAANGRDYPVILGATLLAGLIVVVVNLLVDLLYAAVDPRIRHE from the coding sequence ATGACCGCGTTCATCGTCCGCAGGGTGCTCATGGGCGCGGTCGTCTTGTGGCTCGTGTCGGTCGTGACATTCTTCCTCATCCACCTCGCGCCGGGCGGCCCGTCGGCGGCCATCAGCTTCGACAGCACCGCCGAGCAGCGTGACGCGCTCTTCAAGCAGTTCGGCCTCTACGACCCGCCCCTCGTGCGCTACGGGAAGTGGCTCGCCGGCACGGTGCGAGGCGACCTAGGGGTGAGCTACAACCAGGGCCTCCCCGTCGGCCGGCTCCTCATGCAGCGCCTGCCCAACACGCTCACGTTGGGGCTCGCCGCCCTCGTCACCGCCACGCTCCTCGGTCTGCTGCTCGGGACCCTGGCGGCGGTCTACCGCAACGGCTGGGTCGACCACGTCGTCAGCACGATCTCCACGCTCGGCATGTCGATCCCCGGCTTCTGGCTGGGGATCGTCGCCATCATCCTCTTCGCCGTCGAGTTGCGCTGGCTGCCCGCTTCCGGCATCGTCAGCGCCAGCGGCGCAGGGAGCCTCGTCGACCGCCTGAGCCACCTCGTGCTGCCGGCCGGCGTGCTGGCCTTCACGCTCATGCCCAACGTCGTGCGCGTAACGCGTTCGGCGCTGCTCGAGGTGAACCGCGCCGACTACGTGCGCACCGCCAAGGGCAAGGGCCTGGCTCCCGGCACGGTCCTCTTCAAGCACGCCTTCAAGAACGCGCTCGTCCCCGTCCTCGCCGTCCTCGGCCTCGTGACCACCGCGCTCTTCTCCGGCTCCGTCGTCATCGAGAGCGTGTTCGGCTGGCCGGGGCTCGGGCGCCTCGCCATCGAGGCGGCGAACGGACGCGACTACCCCGTCATCCTCGGCGCAACGCTCCTGGCGGGCCTCATCGTCGTGGTCGTCAACCTGCTCGTCGACCTCCTGTACGCCGCCGTCGACCCGAGGATCCGCCATGAGTGA
- a CDS encoding leucyl aminopeptidase, with translation MTDHFSDRRTPRLGLGTLPASEVISGKIQDVAADAIVVNLFAGVAAPTGATGAVDAAMGGTISRLIASGDVTGKLGEVTVLYPSGGVVAPRVIVAGLGSRTSFGLEAVRRASAAAAAKARELGASTLASLVHGAGGGGLVAGEAAQATLEGALLASYRFGGWRAQDQAPERALTQVALVELDGGHLPQVREGAAAAAAIARGVALARDLVNLPPVHATPEYLADAAAAMAERTGLRVTIGDRAWAEERGMGAFLAVAKGSALEPRFIELAHNEARTDLPLVVLVGKGVTFDSGGLSLKTRDGMVPMKSDMSGAAAVIGAMQTVAELDLNVRVLGLAPCVENMPDGAAYRPSDVLVAGNGLSVEVISTDAEGRLALADALVHAKGYAPAAVIDIATLTGASATALGEGVAASLFFTDPTLRARIETASEATGERVWPMPLFPEYRAAIESKVADLKNSGGAKGGIGTSAAFLQAFTEYPWAHVDMAGMGLIENPKGRGYLTPGATGYGVRLFVEFLRDWA, from the coding sequence ATGACGGACCACTTCAGCGACCGGCGCACGCCGCGCCTCGGCCTAGGCACGCTTCCGGCCAGCGAGGTGATCAGCGGCAAGATCCAGGACGTCGCCGCGGACGCCATCGTGGTCAACCTGTTCGCCGGCGTGGCCGCCCCGACCGGGGCGACGGGCGCGGTCGACGCCGCCATGGGGGGCACCATCTCCCGCCTGATCGCGAGCGGCGACGTCACCGGGAAGCTCGGCGAGGTCACCGTCCTCTACCCGTCGGGCGGCGTCGTAGCGCCGCGCGTCATCGTCGCGGGGCTCGGGAGCCGCACATCCTTCGGCCTGGAGGCGGTGCGGCGCGCGTCCGCGGCGGCAGCGGCCAAGGCGCGCGAGCTGGGCGCCTCCACCTTGGCCTCGCTCGTCCACGGCGCAGGCGGGGGCGGGCTGGTCGCGGGCGAGGCGGCGCAGGCCACGTTGGAGGGCGCGCTGCTCGCGAGCTACCGCTTCGGCGGGTGGCGCGCCCAGGACCAGGCGCCGGAGCGGGCCCTCACCCAGGTCGCGCTCGTCGAACTGGACGGCGGCCACCTGCCGCAGGTCCGGGAAGGCGCCGCGGCCGCGGCGGCTATAGCCCGCGGCGTCGCCCTCGCCCGCGACCTCGTCAACCTCCCGCCCGTCCATGCCACGCCCGAGTACCTGGCGGATGCGGCGGCGGCCATGGCCGAGCGCACGGGCCTGCGCGTGACGATCGGCGACCGCGCCTGGGCGGAGGAGCGCGGCATGGGCGCCTTCCTCGCCGTCGCCAAGGGCAGCGCCCTCGAGCCAAGGTTCATCGAGCTGGCGCACAACGAGGCGCGTACGGACCTGCCGCTCGTCGTCCTCGTCGGCAAGGGCGTCACGTTCGACTCCGGCGGCCTCTCCCTGAAGACGCGCGACGGCATGGTCCCGATGAAGTCGGACATGTCGGGCGCCGCCGCCGTCATAGGGGCGATGCAGACGGTCGCCGAGCTCGACCTGAACGTGCGCGTCCTTGGGCTCGCCCCGTGCGTCGAGAACATGCCCGACGGGGCGGCGTACCGGCCTTCCGACGTGCTCGTCGCCGGCAACGGGCTTTCGGTCGAGGTCATCTCGACGGACGCGGAGGGGCGCCTTGCTCTCGCAGACGCGCTCGTGCACGCCAAGGGGTACGCCCCCGCCGCCGTGATCGACATCGCGACCCTCACCGGCGCGAGCGCCACTGCGCTCGGCGAGGGCGTGGCGGCATCGCTCTTCTTCACGGATCCGACGTTGCGGGCCAGGATCGAGACCGCGTCGGAAGCTACCGGCGAGCGCGTGTGGCCGATGCCCCTCTTCCCCGAGTACCGCGCAGCCATCGAGTCGAAGGTCGCGGACCTCAAGAACAGTGGAGGCGCGAAGGGCGGCATCGGCACGTCGGCCGCCTTCCTGCAGGCGTTCACGGAGTACCCGTGGGCGCACGTCGACATGGCGGGCATGGGGCTGATCGAGAACCCCAAGGGCCGCGGCTACCTGACGCCGGGCGCCACCGGTTACGGCGTGCGGCTGTTCGTCGAGTTCTTGCGCGACTGGGCGTGA
- a CDS encoding ABC transporter substrate-binding protein, with translation MPPIRVRFKLLRLLTALLASMAVVVASAQDHDPNGSLTFATNADPTLNPWNASAVIESNLINTILFDQLVRYDPTDLRPAPGLAESWETAADGLSWTFHLRPEAKWSDGVPFTADDVVFTFNDVVLNKDLGARSASGFAPVDRVVKVDDHTVVFELNRPFSSLPYFLAYYAGMIPAHVLGDAENPLTVASFNKGNPVVTGPYRVGEFVPGAYVKLVPNENYWGPAPKLASITFNIIPDGNAQIAQLLAGGLDMVSITNPALLAGVANNPNLEVIRQSQNIWYFVALNLNDERFQDVRVRQALLSAIDRPAIIDAVLEGYGVVATGPIAPLQQALYDDDVAQWPFDPERAKELLAEAGWTPGPDGVLQKDGQRFVIDMPTGQYGYLVPSTLLVQQYWQDIGVEANVETIEWNAFIQKAVVNRDYDAMLAWWSTPPTPDQSSYFASSSAVTGNNIPDYRDPVLDEIWERGRAATSQDEQVAVYREAQERMAEQLPYLFLWYPDMIAVQNKRIGGMHDINSAANFQYSFDWYVTR, from the coding sequence ATGCCCCCGATCCGTGTCCGCTTCAAGCTCCTCAGGTTGCTGACCGCGCTGCTGGCGTCCATGGCCGTCGTCGTCGCGAGCGCGCAGGACCACGACCCCAACGGGTCGCTCACCTTCGCGACCAACGCCGACCCGACGCTCAACCCGTGGAACGCCTCCGCGGTCATCGAGTCCAACCTCATCAACACGATCCTGTTCGACCAGCTCGTGCGCTACGACCCGACCGACCTCCGCCCCGCCCCGGGTCTGGCCGAGAGCTGGGAGACGGCGGCCGACGGCCTCTCCTGGACGTTCCACCTGCGCCCCGAGGCCAAGTGGTCCGACGGCGTGCCGTTCACGGCCGACGACGTCGTCTTCACCTTCAACGACGTCGTCCTCAACAAGGACCTCGGAGCGCGGAGCGCCTCGGGCTTCGCGCCCGTCGACCGCGTCGTCAAGGTCGACGATCACACCGTCGTGTTCGAACTGAACCGCCCGTTCTCCTCCTTGCCCTACTTCCTCGCCTACTACGCCGGGATGATCCCCGCGCACGTCCTTGGCGACGCCGAGAACCCCCTCACGGTGGCCTCGTTCAACAAGGGCAACCCCGTGGTCACGGGCCCGTACCGCGTCGGCGAGTTCGTGCCGGGCGCCTACGTCAAGCTCGTGCCGAACGAGAACTACTGGGGGCCGGCGCCCAAGCTCGCGTCCATCACCTTCAACATCATCCCCGACGGCAACGCTCAGATCGCGCAGCTCCTGGCCGGCGGGCTCGACATGGTCTCGATCACGAACCCTGCGCTACTCGCGGGCGTGGCGAACAACCCCAACCTCGAGGTCATCAGGCAGAGCCAGAACATCTGGTACTTCGTGGCGCTCAACCTCAACGACGAGCGTTTCCAGGACGTGCGCGTGCGGCAGGCGCTCCTCAGCGCCATCGACCGCCCGGCCATCATCGACGCCGTCCTCGAAGGTTACGGCGTGGTCGCCACCGGCCCCATCGCCCCGCTGCAGCAGGCCCTCTACGACGACGACGTCGCGCAGTGGCCCTTCGATCCCGAGAGGGCCAAGGAGCTCCTGGCGGAGGCCGGCTGGACGCCCGGCCCTGACGGCGTGCTCCAGAAGGACGGCCAGCGCTTCGTCATCGACATGCCCACCGGGCAGTACGGCTACCTCGTGCCCTCCACGCTTCTCGTGCAGCAGTACTGGCAGGACATCGGCGTAGAGGCCAACGTCGAGACCATCGAGTGGAACGCCTTCATCCAGAAGGCCGTCGTGAACCGCGACTACGACGCCATGCTCGCCTGGTGGAGCACCCCGCCGACCCCGGACCAGTCGAGCTACTTCGCCTCCTCGAGCGCCGTCACGGGCAACAACATCCCGGACTACCGCGATCCCGTCCTCGACGAGATCTGGGAGCGCGGCCGCGCCGCCACCAGCCAGGACGAGCAGGTCGCCGTCTACCGCGAGGCGCAGGAGCGCATGGCGGAACAGCTGCCCTACCTCTTCCTCTGGTACCCCGACATGATCGCCGTGCAGAACAAGCGCATCGGCGGGATGCACGACATCAACAGCGCCGCGAACTTCCAGTACTCCTTCGACTGGTACGTTACGCGCTGA
- a CDS encoding IclR family transcriptional regulator, whose amino-acid sequence MNQYVIQSALRTLQVLLAFGKPPHRFGLSDLMLVTPFEKNQLYRSLRTLEAAGFIVADSGGRYTVTPVVNVLSAASAHGRPLTLVEVASPHLDALAEETGEAINLNVLAGDQAVCLDRRESPHRVRLASVLGQAYPLHAGAGPKAILAFLDEELRAQVLRKLDTYPSYTATTQRDPALLARELELTRERGYSISDGDFDDNAKGIGAPVFDGPGQVVGAISIGGPSFRVGEEELTRYTPLIIRVAKAISNGLGYSG is encoded by the coding sequence ATGAACCAGTACGTGATCCAGTCGGCCCTACGCACGCTCCAGGTCCTCCTGGCGTTCGGGAAGCCTCCGCACCGCTTCGGGCTATCCGATCTGATGCTAGTGACACCGTTCGAGAAGAACCAGCTCTACCGCTCGCTAAGGACCCTCGAGGCCGCCGGCTTCATCGTGGCGGACAGTGGCGGTCGCTACACCGTCACCCCCGTCGTCAACGTCCTCAGCGCCGCCAGCGCCCACGGGCGCCCGTTGACGCTCGTCGAGGTCGCGTCGCCGCATCTGGACGCCCTCGCCGAGGAGACGGGGGAGGCCATCAACCTCAACGTGCTCGCCGGCGACCAGGCCGTGTGCCTCGACCGGCGCGAGAGCCCCCACCGCGTGCGGCTCGCGTCCGTCCTCGGCCAGGCGTACCCATTGCACGCCGGGGCTGGTCCCAAGGCCATCCTCGCCTTCCTCGACGAGGAGCTGCGCGCCCAGGTCCTGCGGAAGCTCGATACCTACCCCAGCTACACCGCCACCACGCAGCGCGACCCCGCGTTGCTCGCGCGCGAGCTGGAACTCACGCGCGAGCGCGGCTACTCGATCAGCGACGGGGACTTCGACGATAACGCCAAGGGGATCGGAGCGCCCGTCTTCGACGGTCCCGGTCAGGTCGTAGGCGCGATCAGCATCGGAGGACCGTCTTTCCGCGTCGGCGAGGAAGAGCTGACGCGCTACACGCCGCTCATCATCCGGGTAGCCAAGGCCATCTCCAACGGCCTCGGGTACTCGGGGTGA